gtgaacatgaacaattcTCTTCCAAACTAGATAAACACTTTGTGAGTCTGTGATATCATCAAGATATAAAATTTGGAGCTGCTCCTTAGGCAATAAACTGAAGACTGATTTTGTGGACCTGCAAACatatgtttttagtttttatacACAAATGGGGAGCAGTGCTATCAGttctgaaactgaaaatgtacCTTATTCCAGAAATTCCCTCTCACAGCCTTGAGACTGTCCTACACCACAAAAATGAATTCtaaacactagaaaggccaggCCATGGACAATTGATGGCTGTtatgaattttagaattgaaaaaatctctgctttcaaaatgtccctcaaAGACTTTTCTTTGACCcaatttctgtacaaaccagtgttggaaAGGAAACTGacagcttgttggccttctcttagacccccaaAATCTGTTGGCCTTTCTGGTGTTAAACTGAGCATTACTGCCCTTTGAGGAATACTAATTTGTTGTTAAATATTTCTAGATCTTAAAACTGCATGATTTAAAACTTACATGTGAGTGTAAATGTATTCACCAAACTTGAAGTGGGTGTTAGGATGAATTATGCAGTAGTACAACAGCTGATAGAAACTCACAGACTCAGCAGTGGGATGTAATGTGGGTTTAGGACTGGGAATGGAAGACCAAGGCAGACATCCAGTCAgatttcagttagtagcaataTAAAGATGGAGAAACCCTTGAACTCTTCAATAGCGGAGTGTTAACATGTCTTTACATGAGTGACAAAGATGGTCATTAGTGTTGAAAGGGATAACAGTGGAGGCAGAGATAGTCTAAACTCAGTTAACAGTTTAACAACAGATTGTGAGGTTTTCAATGGTGACCATTGCCTGAGAGATAACTGCAGCTCAGAATAGATAAATTACTGTAATCTATGGACTACTATATATACCCTACAGCATGTAATGACGTCAGTAAGGTGTACTGTGCACCTTTTAGATCATTTTTACAAGTTCCCGGTCACATTTTGTGATTACTAAGAGTTTCTTGATTTCacttacatatttacattctcAAGTGTACAACTCACTGTTGACTAGAGTTCCTAGAGACTAGTTCAGACTGTTTTGTTCAGAGTTTTTGAAAATCTACTTTAAATGCCAGAAACAAGAACAAAATCAGcacatttgatgaaaataccACTTTGTTATGAAAAGCTGCGCCACCATGATATAATATACTCTTTGAGGAAGAGCCTCATCTTTCCTGGTTCACCCcttagaaaaaaataacaccaaactACAGTCTGAGATATTCAAACCTTTCAAGGCAAGAATCACAAAGGACCCACATTTCAAGAGTCATGGTGTACTTTAATTCCAGTTCTTGGCCACTTCACGTGCAGTTCATAAAGTAATATGAATGTGCTAAATTAATGCCATATATGCTAAAATGATACATTTAAGGTGAATATTGCTATCAAAAGACAATTTAAATGAGAACTAATCACATTTGATTCCTGAACTGTTGAAACGTCCGTCTATTTTAGCTGATATTCATTCCTTGTCCACATGAAGTGAGCGCACCGATCATTTTAAATGGACTCGATATGGATCAGATCACAATCCTGTATTTCAGATTGTGGCCACAGGGATCTGCCACACTGACTCCTATACACTGAGTGGCTCGGACCCTGAGGGAGTTTTCCCCGTGGTGCTGGGCCACGAGGGAGCCGGCATCGTGGAGAGTGTTGGAGAGGGAGTCACCAAGTTCCAAGCAGGTAGGTTGACAGGACAATTAGTGCTCGCAGTGTAAATGTTCGCACCGGAATGGCTTTGAACAGAATAtgccatgtttgtgttttcaggaGACACGGTCATACCCTTGTACGTCCCGCAGTGTGGAGAGTGCAAGTTCTGCAAGAATCCCAAAACCAACCTGTGTCAAAAGATCAGGTAAATGTCCTGGGTTAAAGCTGAACTAGGTAACCTTGCATGTTGGCGGGTCCAAATGCCAGCAAGAGGTACGGGGTTTCGATTAAttgggaaaattaacagctgtgtgtcttaattaatcatGCACGCAATGTGAACCATCTCAAATtgcaaggaagcttctctgtgcttacCTTCATGAGAAGAAcgctccaagacaacttgggaagaacattctccacaaggactcaagtatcgacttggcattcttggttttgataatcagtcagtatttttacataaaaaccttgcctagtgcagctttaaggtgcTTGGAACCCATTATGGGAGATCATACCACTGCCTCAGCCGGACAGTTGTTAGATCTTGTGCTTCTGTCTCCTGGTCTCCAGGCTGACCCAGGGCAAAGGCCTGATGCCAGATGGGACGACCCGTTTTTCCTGCAAGGGCAAGAGCCTTTTCCACTTCATGGGCTGCAGCACGTTCTCTGAGTACACCGTGGTCGCTGACATCTCTCTGGCCAAAGTGAACAAGATGGCTCCTCTAGACAAGGTGTGCCTGCTGGGTTGTGGCATCACCACCGGCTATGGAGCAGCTCTCAACACTGCCAAGGTCAGTTATCCGCTAAGATACCAATAATAGTGATTCTCTTCCATATGTATGGTACTGGTCATTGCAGTGTCAATGTTATCAGTGCTGTTCTTGTTAGACTTGCTtattacacccaaagacataaTTCCTTTCACAGTTATGGTTTAAAAAAcgatggcagaaatcccagatccggatcaccactaaaatcaaatcaattgttccttggcccaaggcctatctgtccaccaaatttcatggaaatctgtttaTATGTTTTTGAGTTACAGGCAAAAATGAGCGCCTTTCACACTTTCGATATTCCGTAAAGGTTAATCTGTCAGTTTCCCCCCTCAAGACCTAGTGAAATTCCCAGGAATCTTCCTTTGCAAATGGTTACGATGGTCTTGCGTAATACGCTTTCACATAGAGCGAGGGAACCAATCACAAGAGACTCTGGGGTGATGTATTTCATTCTCATGGCAGCATTTGTTTGGAGCAGAGAGCTGAAAGTTTGAAAACCGGCGAAGTgagcaaatgttttgttttcaaaaatgtctggAAATTGGACGGACTCCAAGACAAGGGAGCTACTAACTGCCCAAGCAGAGGATGAGAACAGGCAGCCACAGGAGGTCCTCATTCACCATTTTCTGCCAATCCGCCAATACCAAGTGACGTCTTCCATTGCGTTCCATAAAGGCCAGATGTTGAGGAtgttgcctgcctgcctgatgACCTGAGGGCTTCACAATCTGTCAACATGTTTAAAACGAATCTAATACCTGTTGAGCCTAATTTTTACATAAGGTCCTAACATCCACATAATCATTGTTTTACGTTGTAATTTATCTCTTTCacattgtgttttcattttcttatttattggAATTTTGTTATATAAATACAGAAAGTGCGATTTATTGTGTATTATCCAGGATTCTGTATGTGAGCAGCAGAGTTCTGCCGACCTGTAACTGTGTCTCGCCTTGCTCGGCCCCTCAGGTGGAGGCGGGGTCAACCTGTGCGGTGTTTGGTCTCGGAGCGCTGGGCCTGGCAGCGATCATGGGCTGCAAGGCGGCCGGGGCAGCCAGGATCATCGGCGTCGATCTCAACCCTGACAAGTTTAAAACCGCTCGAGAGTTTGGAGCCACCGACACGGTGAACCCCAAGGACCACAGCAAGCCCATCCAGGAGGTTCTGGTAGAGATGACAGATGGAGGGGTGGACTACTCCTTTGAGTGTGTGGGCAATGTGGGGATCATGGTGAGATGAATTATTATCAAGAGTGGAAGATTACGATGACACAGATAATGTAATCTCACATTGTTGACCAGCTCTGTACTTAAAATAATTAATCCGTGGATATGAAAAAAATTTAAATGGACCACACAGAACATGATCATCTTTAAAGGTATTTTTTAGCTGATTGTCATCCGGTACAGTGGTTCTTAACCATGTGGCCTCATGACCCAagagtgtttggttggaatgaaaatgcagactcttgggtcatgattagggttagggttaggccgatatccaatatttaatataatataatattttatccaatatttaatatctttgGTCTTTTTGTGGCAGAGGGCAGCACTGGAGGCCTGCCATAAGGGATGGGGTACCAGCGTCATCATCGGCGTGGCGGCAGCCGGACAGGAGAT
The nucleotide sequence above comes from Centroberyx gerrardi isolate f3 chromosome 17, fCenGer3.hap1.cur.20231027, whole genome shotgun sequence. Encoded proteins:
- the LOC139914686 gene encoding alcohol dehydrogenase class-3 chain L, which produces MATAGKVIRCRAAVAWEAGKPLVMEEVEVAPPKAGEVRVKIVATGICHTDSYTLSGSDPEGVFPVVLGHEGAGIVESVGEGVTKFQAGDTVIPLYVPQCGECKFCKNPKTNLCQKIRLTQGKGLMPDGTTRFSCKGKSLFHFMGCSTFSEYTVVADISLAKVNKMAPLDKVCLLGCGITTGYGAALNTAKVEAGSTCAVFGLGALGLAAIMGCKAAGAARIIGVDLNPDKFKTAREFGATDTVNPKDHSKPIQEVLVEMTDGGVDYSFECVGNVGIMRAALEACHKGWGTSVIIGVAAAGQEISTRPFQLVTGRTWKGTAFGGYKSIDSVPKLVEEYMNKRLKVDEFVTHTLPFEKIIDGFDLMHAGKCIRVVLNF